In Montipora capricornis isolate CH-2021 chromosome 4, ASM3666992v2, whole genome shotgun sequence, a single genomic region encodes these proteins:
- the LOC138046135 gene encoding integrase/recombinase xerD homolog yields MVDKCAFVKTLLESRADSTAKKYLVEIRRFLAWCRQNSVADSYPFSPTVVTLYLFQLFAHQRKSYSILVMVHAALKWFHSFVPINGPNPLDDACAKNVIESAKRRKGNPILKKEPISTELIKKIIDKFASEGASLKDLRIAALCTLGFAGFFRFSELSNILCKHIVFLEDHIKIFVPHSKTDVYREGNFVYIAKTLSKYCPVSILLRYMREAMLTPTSDLPLFSPLSKTKSRYVMRSSRLSYSRCREVFKEALGVLGCDPKVYGLHSLRSGGITSVVKNDDSKVVSERLLKLHGRWKTDVAKDMYVKEADSSRLSVSRSLGL; encoded by the coding sequence ATGGTCGATAAATGTGCTTTTGTCAAGACGTTACTAGAGTCCAGAGCTGATTCAACCGCCAAGAAGTATCTTGTTGAAATAAGAAGATTTCTTGCCTGGTGCAGGCAGAACTCTGTTGCTGACAGTTATCCCTTTTCGCCTACCGTAGTGACTCTTTATTTATTCCAGCTTTTCGCCCACCAGCGTAAGTCATACTCGATTCTGGTCATGGTGCATGCCGCCCTGAAATGGTTCCACTCGTTTGTTCCTATTAATGGCCCAAATCCGCTTGATGACGCGTGTGCCAAGAATGTTATCGAGTCGGCAAAGAGGAGGAAAGGCAACCCCATTTTGAAGAAGGAGCCTATCAGCACGGAGCTTATCAAGAAAATAATTGACAAATTCGCCTCAGAGGGGGCTTCGTTGAAGGATTTGAGAATTGCTGCGTTGTGTACTTTAGGTTTTGCGGGTTTCTTCCGCTTTAGTGAGCTTAGTAATATCTTATGTAAGCACatagtttttcttgaagatcacataaaaatttTTGTTCCCCATAGTAAAACGGACGTTTACAGAGAAGGAAATTTTGTGTACATTGCTAAAACCCTTTCCAAATATTGTCCAGTTTCTATATTGCTTAGGTATATGCGTGAAGCGATGTTGACTCCAACGAGCGATCTTCCGCTGTTCAGTCCTTTAAGTAAGACCAAGTCGCGATATGTGATGCGTTCTTCGAGACTTTCTTATTCGAGATGCCGGGAAGTGTTCAAGGAAGCTCTCGGCGTCCTCGGATGCGATCCAAAGGTCTATGGTCTGCATAGTTTACGATCGGGTGGGATTACTTCAGTCGTGAAAAACGACGATTCCAAAGTTGTTTCCGAAAGATTATTGAAATTGCACGGCCGATGGAAAACTGATGTGGCAAAAGATATGTATGTTAAAGAGGCCGACTCTAGCCGTTTAAGTGTGTCGCGTAGCCTAGGTTTGTAA